TCATAGAGGATCTCTacagggttgggggcgggggtagATAACGTCCCTGAATATCAAGTTGGCCTCTCACACACTCCAATTTTCTAGAGGCACTGGGGTCCCCGGGAGCGTCTCACCTGAGACGTGCAGCACGATGGTGCCAAACCGGCTGCTCCCCAGGCGCTCGGTCACCGTGACGATGTAGGAGCCGGAGTCCCGCACGCCCACGCTGAAGAGCTGGATGGAGCCATTGTCGAAGGTGCACACCCTGTCCTTGTGGCTCTGGGAGATGTTGGCctgagtccctggcttccactccacgATCTTCTGCACTCCCCAGCTGGACGTGTACTTCCATTCGATGGTGGGGACCCCGTCGCAGGAGTAGTCCACCGAGAGCAGGATGTCCTCTTCCACCGTGGCGTTGATGGCTGGCTGGGGAATGTACAGAGATACGCCCTGACCTGCAGGATGGAGCGCTAGAGGTGGGCCACTTACACGGCTCGCAGGGAAGTCAGCTTCATCCTGCGTCCATTCAAGGATTTACTGGGTGCCTGTTCCATGtcagggctgcccaggtggcactcgtggtaaggaacccacctgccagtgcaggaaacataagagacatgggttcgatccctggattgggaagatcccctggaggagggtatggcaacccactctagtattcctgcctggagagtcccatggacagaggagtctggtgggctacatacagtccacagggtcacaacgagttggacacagctgaagggcCTTAGCACACATTACATGTCAGGCTGTCTTCTGGGTTCTAATGCTGACACTACAGAGGTGaatattatggactgaatgtttataGTCCCCTTCCCCCCAGTTTCTATGTTGaagcccttccccaccccagccaggTGGCTATATTTGGAAGTGGTGTCTCTAAGGAGGTAATtagggttaaatgaggtcataagtgtGGGGCCCTGCTCCAGTAGGATTAGCGGTTTGGCTTTTTGGGGTTTTTCTTGCCATGTCACATGATATATGGAATCTCACTTCCTctactagggatcaaactcacaccccctATATtgaaagtgtggaatcttaaccactagaccaccaggaaagtcctcagggattagtgtctttataagaaCAGTCTCTCTCTCATATGGAGAAAGGACCATTTGAGGTCACGGTGAGAAGGCAgatgtctgcaagccaggaagagagctctccTTGGAAACCAAACCCTGCCAAAACCTTGATCCGAGACTTCATAGCCTCCAAACTGTGAAGATAAATCTGTGTTTCTTAAACTCCCCAGTCTGCCATATTTTGTTATGGCATCCCAAGCTAGAACACTGAACAAAACACAAGGTTATCACTCTGTTTCCTAGAGCTTCCATTGTATAAGGGAGACATACAAGAGTTAAATAAACACACAAGATCACTTTATAAATGCTTTAAAGATAATGAAACAGGtaggtggggatggaggtggtACACAACATTAGACAGGATGGCCAGAGAGAAGCTCTCTGTGGAAATGAACCGGACCCAAAggacagaaaggaaaaggaggcaATCATGTGAAGACATGTTTCAGGCAGAGAGGGCAACTGAAAGACTGAAGTGAGAGTGAACCGGCACGGCAGGGACAGAAGGGAGGTCAGAATGCAGAGCGCAGGGAGCTGGGGGGTTCAGGAAGCGAGGCTGGAGGGCTGGGCGGGACTTGGGTCATGATGTGAGAGTCAGGGTGATGGGAAGCCATGAGAAGGCTGAGAAGAAACGTGACGTTCTCCACTGAGCTTGAGAAAGCCCACCATGGAGAACGTCTGGGGGTGAGGGAGCCAGTGTGCAGGCAGGAAGAACAGTCAGGCAACTGCTGCAGCAGCTAAAACTGGAGACAGCCTTGGAGAGAGTGAGGGGGTCTGACTTAGGATGTGTGTGGGAGCAGAGTACAGAACCTGCTGATTACAGCTGTGAGGTGGGTGAGGCAAAGAGGCATTCAAGCAGAGACTTCTGCGTGAGTGTGCAGATGAACAGCTGATCACTGGCTAGGATGGTACATGTCATGATACATTTATTAAGTAGGTGCCATGCACAGGCCCTGTGCTAACTGCTTCACACACAGCCGTGTCTTTAAAGCATCACATAACCCCCTGCAAATCTATCCAGGCTGTAACAGGATTTACTAGCTGGTCCCATTCACCCTGCAAGGCTGAGATTCTCACAAAGGTTGCCAACTCCAAAGCTCAAATATTTAACCTCTATGCTCAAGTCAAAggtcagtggttgccagtggAGGGCACAGAATGTGACAAACCTgtaccagcctcctctctccaccaaccacacacacacagaacggTCAGGCCTTGCTAGAGGGAGGGTAGGGCAGGATTCGGGCTTAGAGCCCATGCCTGGGTTTCCACCTCCACTTCCTTCCTGTTTAACCCCTTTCCTTGTTGGGTGCCCAGTTGCCTCAGGGCTCCTGCTGTGTGGCTCCAGGTAACCACATCTGTTACTTATCCAGACTTTTCTCATCATCCTCTCCTATCCCcagaatatgggcttccccagcggctcagtgggtaaagaatctgcttgcaatgcaggagacaggagattcaggttctacccctgggtccggaagatcacctggagtaggaagtaggaaacggcaacccagtccagtattcttgcctagagaatcccatggacagaagagcctggtggctcatggggtccatggggttgcaaagaattgggcacgATCAAAGCAACTTAGTACATGCACACATATCCCCAGAATATCCTATTACCATTCCTCTCCTAAATCTTCGCTAAGTGGCTGGGGATAATCCAATAGGATCCACACTGAAAAACTGGGAGGTAataatggcttttaaaaattacagctgccaagtaacagaaaaatattttctccccaacttcatttttaaaaatgttaaactcACAGAAAGGTTGAAAGACAAGTATAATTAATATCTATGCACCCTCTACTAAATTCACCAATTACTAACATTTTGCCAcgttcactttctctctctctcaggaaaGAAACAGAGGTTAAGTTTCAGGTCAGCCCTTGGAGGGTAGGAAGTAAGTGCTTTCTTCATCTCAGTATTCCCTGTACCCAGGATAAGGCCTGACACCCAGCAATTGGccaatgaatgtttgttgaatgagtaagtGAACGACTAATAATTATGTGAACAAGGAGGTGAGCCTTCTTAAAATGTTCGCATAGAAATGTTGCTGCTTGGGtggtttggcttccctggtggtcagtggtaaagaatctgtctgcaatgcaggagacacatatttgatccctgggttgggaagaccccctggagaaggaaatggcaaccaactccagtattcttgcctagagaatcccatggacagagaagcctggtgggctacagtccaaggggtcaccaaagacatgacttagcaactaaacaatagcaacaaacaaAAGCTTCTAAACACATAGAAAAAAGGtgaagtgtgttagtcgctcagtcgtgtccaactcttgctggccccatagactatagcctgccaggctcctctctccatgagattctccaggcaagaatactggagagggttgacatttccttctccaaggaatattccagacccagggatcgaactcagatctcttgcattgcaggcagattctttaccatctgagccacctgggaaacgcTTTAATAGGGACCTCAGGAACCTCCATTTTGAGCCTTTCAGTTACTTTGGCTCAAGAAAcagcaaaactgaaaaacaaaaatagtaagcCCAAGTTTTTCAGATGCTGACACAGGTGGAAACTGGCCAACTGGTCCTTgttagtttctgtattttttttttttttgaccagagAAACCTCCTCCTAATCTGACAAATGAATCAGGCATTTAATTAGGTTTTAGGAACAAAGAGCTCCTCCTCTTCCTGATACATAGAATTAGGAATAAACTGTGGCAAAGATTAATAGGAAAATTAATAGTTCTAAGTGTTTAAAGGCAAACTGTTTGTCAATTGTTTAAAAAGTTGAATTAATGAGTAACCACCCCTGCACCATATGCCAAAATCATTCCAGAACAAGTCCAGAGGAACTGAGTGGCCAGGCCAACATTCAGACCTGGCTCGAATGTTCTACTCAAGGAAGTTGATGCAGTAAATCAgatttcacttgtaaaatggagGCCAGGCAGCCATGAACAAGAATGAATTTTGTGTGGACCAAGGAAGATATCTATGACATGgtattcagttaaaaaataaatttataggcCTTCCCTGATGACCAGTGGTTAGgaacctgccggccaatgcagaggacatggtttCATCCCTTATCTGGGAACAGTCTGCATGCCTCAGGGCACCTGAGCCTGAGTACCACAGCTACGGAAGCCGCATGCTCTCGAGCCCATgctcagcagcaagagaagccgcagcaacgagaagcccacccaccacaTCTCGAGAGAGCCCTCGCACATCAGTGaaggcccagcgcagccaaaaaaatgttcttttatgCTATGATCTTATTTACATATGCTCAAATAAGTgctaatatttatatattctgtatagAAAAATGTTGGAGTAATAGGTGCTATCTTAATAGGGATTATGCACTAGAGATTGGATGGCAACAGAAAATTAAAGTTatacatttatatcatttttaattttcacacaaATTAAATTCAtgataaaatgtttaagaaatcttttaaagTTCTCCTGATTAGACCCAACAATCTGGTGAGCAAAGTTTAAAAGTTTACCTTGCTCTTCATATTTACTCAAATTCTAtatggagagaagaaaagaactaAATTCTACCGATTTCCAAGATAGATGCAGATGCTCCCTTTAAGGAAGAGGTGGTGAACTGAAGACATCAGCAGGACAGAAGCCACTGGAACCTGGACCGAGGGGCTCCCTGAAAACCTGGCGTCCCGAGCTGCTGACGCCCACCGGAGACCAGCCAGAGAAAGCACCAGGCAAGTGCCACCAGCTACCGAACAGCAGGCTGGAGTATAACACGCAGGACGGGCCCTTATTCCTTCTCCTACAAGTAAAGCACAGCGGTGGTGCTTCGCTGCCTTTAAAAATTGATTACTTAAGGAGGATATATTCCCTTAAATATATCCTCCTTGTGAGAAAGCCAAGCCAAATCACAATACAGGATAATACTGTTTAGTATTTGGGCCACAGTTTTGGGAAACAAGAACATGAATTAATGGGGAGATACATACTACCCGTTACGGAGGATGTGCCTTAATCAGCACAGCTCATTTTCACCTCACTCATCTGGAAAGCCACCTGTCCAGCCAGTGTGATCAccaggagagacccaggaaacagGCATCATCGTCATGAGCCTCCTCATCAAGACCATATGCAGCTAAGGggcctccccggtggctcagtgctaaagaatccacctgccaatgcaggacccatggtttgatccctgatccaggaagatcccacacgccttggAGCAACCAATCCGTGTGTCACTATTGAGCCTCTGCTCTGGTGTCTGGGAGCCACAAGCACTGcgcccacatgccccagagcctgcgctccacGACAACAGAGGCCACTGCGATGGAAagccatgcagcagtgaagacccagcacaatgaaaactaactgaataaaaataaataaaattacattaaaaaaaagattgcatGCAGCTAAACTATGAGTCAGAAAGCCAGGTCTCGGAGTCCTAACTTGGACGGACTGGAGCAGGGTGGTGAAGTGATGAGTTCTGTCACGAAAGGGTCATTCCAGGTGTGGTGAGGTGTGGTGGAGACACCTGCCGTGGGCGGGTCTACAGAGTTCACCCCGGGGACCTCCTAGATGTGAGACCTGCAGACAGAGCCTTCACTGCTGAGAGCCTCGCTTCCTCTGCTGTGGAATGAGGACTGGAACACCTCCAGAGGAGGGCTGCAAGGATGAGGCAGCACAGCATGGGCGAGGCCCAGCCGGACTCCGCACACGGAGCCTGCCCAGGGCCTGcagcagcccctcccctccccatcggTGGGTCAATGGCCTTGGGTGACCAAGACTCCTGGTTTGCCCAGGGCTACAAGTTTTCCCAGGTTCAAGAGCTTCAGGGCTAAAATCAGGATGGTCATGGGCAAAACAGGACAGCCGGTCACCCTATCTGAGATTCACAGAAACACTGAAGAATAAACCAGACAGACAGCCACTGGTTTCCGAGGTGCTCATGGGGGCCCGACAGTGGGTACAGAGGCAGCCAGCTCTAGGTAGGCAGGACAGAGCTGTTCTGCCCTGTGCTCTCTCGGCCGTGCTGAGCTGTGGGGCGTGGGCCCCAGATGCGATGGTTCAGTACCTGTGGTGCCCTGGCTTCTCTAGCTGAAGCCATGGGCTTAGCCGCCCTGTAGCACGTGGGCTCTCAGTTcatgaccaggggtcaaatcctcGTTCCAGCATTGGGAAGCAGGTTCacaaccgctggaccaccagctAAGTCCCAAGTCATTCTTCGGTAACCTCTGTCTCCCAAAGGCACCTCCACGGCTTAGCAATCTCATTGCATCTCCTTTTAAGTGATCAAGCCCAGCCCTGCACTCCCCATGCCCCCTCCACC
Above is a genomic segment from Cervus elaphus chromosome 2, mCerEla1.1, whole genome shotgun sequence containing:
- the VSTM5 gene encoding V-set and transmembrane domain-containing protein 5 gives rise to the protein MRPPPGGRTRSRGLSLGVLALCVAAARCLQSQGVSLYIPQPAINATVEEDILLSVDYSCDGVPTIEWKYTSSWGVQKIVEWKPGTQANISQSHKDRVCTFDNGSIQLFSVGVRDSGSYIVTVTERLGSSRFGTIVLHVSEILYEDLHFVAVFLAFLVAVAALLISLMWVCNKCAYKFQRKRRHKLKESTTEEIELQDIEC